Proteins encoded within one genomic window of Meriones unguiculatus strain TT.TT164.6M chromosome 20, Bangor_MerUng_6.1, whole genome shotgun sequence:
- the LOC132649588 gene encoding sperm motility kinase Z-like, protein MCSEEESSEPSTVFGIFEEDVFTRQYTILRTLGQGGTAKVMLAHHCLTGAPVAVKALVKQKKWCEPTVSEVDIMKMLSHPNIVSLLQVIETEKNIYLIMEVVQGEQLLNKIQEAGCLKEEEARNIFVQLLSAIGYCHDVGIAHRDLKPDNIVVDEHGRVKIIDFGLGARFRPGQKLERLCGVYQFIPPEIFLGLPYDGPKVDVWTLGVLLYFMVTGFLPFTAATLSELSKQVQQGRYDIPCHLSKDLTSMISLLLSVNAKQRPTVLDIMGHPWLQQAKITLTIHDFGDTSYPDPKIMAAMVNIGFGSQDLRKSLKHRKFNETMAAYHLLRHQACQHDGKKLQRKKMNPVLTPFPTPEDPATFPLFLRKGASEPSLQVLVSATEKHHLTQRRAFAPVVPEKTPTLGRGYLKCSMTAPYMNPSKNSMMDMGDSSFLTSSLSEKALSRPEQIETSTSSSLQPRRWVAWKKRIGEFIRRCCCCCMSSHKKLPRKVCPQKCENSMK, encoded by the exons ATGTGCAGTGAGGAGGAGTCATCAGAGCCCAGCACTGTGTTTGGCATCTTTGAGGAAGATGTGTTCACCAGGCAGTACACCATCCTGAGGACCTTGGGCCAGGGTGGCACTGCCAAGGTCATGCTGGCCCACCATTGCCTTACAGGTGCCCCAGTGGCTGTGAAAGCGCTGGTGAAGCAGAAGAAGTGGTGTGAGCCAACAGTGTCTGAAGTCGACATCATGAAGATGCTCAGCCACCCTAATATTGTTTCCCTTCTGCAagtaatagaaacagaaaagaacatttaCTTAATTATGGAGGTGGTCCAGGGAGAACAATTATTAAATAAGATCCAGGAGGCTGGATGCCTGAAGGAAGAGGAAGCTAGAAACATATTTGTTCAGCTGCTCAGTGCCATAGGCTACTGCCATGATGTGGGCATTGCTCACAGAGACCTAAAGCCTGATAATATTGTAGTTGATGAGCACGGAAGGGTCAAAATTATTGACTTTGGTCTAGGTGCCAGGTTCAGGCCTGGGCaaaagctggaaaggctgtgTGGTGTCTACCAGTTCATTCCCCCGGAAATCTTTCTGGGTCTCCCATATGATGGTCCCAAAGTGGACGTCTGGACCTTGGGGGTACTTTTATATTTTATGGTGACAGGGTTTCTCCCGTTTACAGCAGCTACCTTGTCAGAACTTAGCAAACAAGTTCAGCAAGGGAGGTATGACATTCCCTGTCACCTTTCTAAAGACTTAACGAGTATGATTAGCCTACTCCTGTCAGTAAATGCAAAGCAGAGGCCAACTGTACTTGACATCATGGGCCACCCATGGCTTCAGCAAGCAAAAATCACTCTCACAATTCATGACTTTGGAGACACCAGCTACCCAGACCCTAAAATTATGGCAGCCATGGTAAACATTGGATTTGGGTCTCAGGACTtaagaaaatctttaaaacacaGGAAGTTCAATGAAACCATGGCTGCTTACCACCTACTGAGACACCAGGCATGCCAGCATGATGGCAAAAagctccaaagaaagaaaatgaacccAGTGTTGACGCCTTTTCCTACCCCTGAAGATCCTGCCACTTTCCCTTTGTTCCTCAGGAAAGGGGCCAGTGAACCTTCCCTTCAGGTATTAGTCTCAGCCACAGAAAAACATCATCTAACACAAAGGAGGGCATTTGCCCCTGTTGTGCCAGAGAAGACACCCACTCTGGGCAGAGGGTATCTAAAATGCTCTATGACAGCCCCATATATGAATCCATCAAAAAATAGCATGATGGACATGGGAG ATTCAAGCTTTTTGACAAGCTCCCTGTCAGAAAAAGCCTTAAGTCGCCCAGAGCAAATCGAGACTTCAACATCAAGCTCCCTGCAGCCCAGGAGATGGGTGGCATGGAAAAAGAGGATTGGAGAATTCATCCGGaggtgttgctgctgctgcatgTCATCCCACAAAAAACTTCCAAGGAAGGTGTGCCCTCAAAAGTGTGAGAACAGCATGAAATGA